A window of Deltaproteobacteria bacterium contains these coding sequences:
- a CDS encoding DJ-1/PfpI family protein — translation MRRKIFASLIAITIIISLGRISSLAQFAPQAVMLIAPQNFQDQELLVTKQVLEQGGVKVTVASTQAVCRGMEGAHVKPDLLLKEVKVEDYDAVIFVGGSGASVYFDDPLALALARQAAAQNKVVAAICIAPVTMARAGLLKGKQATVYPSAQSDLEKAGATYTGALVTVDGKLVTASGPPAAKAFGQAILTQLQK, via the coding sequence ATGCGCCGAAAGATTTTTGCGAGTCTGATCGCCATAACCATAATTATCAGTTTGGGGCGGATCTCTTCTCTGGCTCAGTTTGCCCCCCAGGCAGTGATGCTGATTGCCCCACAAAATTTTCAGGATCAGGAGCTGTTAGTCACCAAACAGGTCCTGGAGCAAGGCGGGGTCAAAGTAACAGTGGCCTCCACCCAGGCCGTATGCCGGGGCATGGAGGGAGCCCATGTCAAGCCCGATCTGCTGTTAAAGGAGGTCAAGGTAGAAGATTATGACGCAGTGATCTTCGTGGGAGGGAGCGGCGCCTCGGTATATTTTGATGATCCTTTGGCTCTGGCTTTGGCCCGCCAGGCCGCGGCCCAAAATAAGGTAGTGGCGGCCATCTGCATTGCGCCGGTGACGATGGCCCGGGCTGGCCTGCTAAAAGGTAAACAGGCCACGGTCTACCCCAGTGCCCAGAGCGATTTAGAGAAAGCTGGCGCCACCTATACCGGTGCCCTGGTCACGGTGGACGGCAAATTGGTCACCGCTTCCGGCCCGCCCGCGGCCAAGGCTTTCGGTCAGGCCATTTTGACCCAGCTCCAGAAGTAA
- a CDS encoding archease, translated as MVQKSNPSRSKPGYRLLSHTADVGLRLYGESLAELFANAGRGLYGVMTDRRGIRPLITQEVEVEAPDPGALLVEWLNQLLYLFDTTGFLGKEIEVQEISSNRLRAVLKGEPFDPERHQCNTGIKAATFHNLEVEETAAGWQATIILDI; from the coding sequence ATGGTGCAAAAATCTAATCCCTCCAGATCTAAACCCGGTTACCGCCTTCTGTCCCATACCGCGGATGTGGGTCTCCGGCTGTATGGAGAGAGCCTGGCCGAGCTTTTTGCCAACGCTGGCCGGGGCTTGTACGGGGTCATGACCGATCGCCGGGGAATCAGGCCTTTAATTACCCAAGAGGTGGAGGTGGAGGCCCCTGATCCGGGGGCGCTCCTGGTAGAGTGGCTCAACCAACTGTTGTATCTCTTTGATACCACCGGCTTTCTGGGAAAGGAGATTGAGGTCCAGGAAATCTCTTCTAATCGACTGCGGGCCGTGCTTAAGGGGGAACCGTTTGACCCGGAACGCCATCAATGCAATACCGGGATCAAGGCAGCTACCTTTCATAACCTGGAGGTCGAGGAGACCGCCGCGGGCTGGCAAGCCACGATCATCCTGGATATTTAG
- a CDS encoding RtcB family protein, whose translation MKLRQIDQYRWEIPPIGKMRTRGLIFASQAMLPDLRSDQSIQQVANVATLPGIEGASMAMPDIHWGYGFPIGGVAAFNMTEGIISPGGVGYDINCGVRLLRTNLQHQEVEPILEDLVNALFRNIPSGLGSRRKDLKLTLPTLRQVLRAGAAWAVKNGFGTADDLLHIEAGGQIPGADADLVSDKALERGRDQLGTLGSGNHFVEVGYVGEIFDDSIARAFGLFPQQITVIIHTGSRGLGHQVCDDYIKIMMRAAAKYGIELPDRQLCCAPLTSPEGEQYLAAMAAAANFAFANRQLITHWVRESFEQVWQAGPRVLGLELVYDVAHNIAKIETHTINQITKKVCVHRKGATRAFAPHHPEVPEAYREVGQPVLIPGDMGRYSYVLVGTPQAMMETFGSTCHGAGRLLSRHQALKAAKGRSILQELAAKGIVVRGASRGTIAEEIPEAYKDVDNVVEVVHGAGISRKVAKLHPLGVIKG comes from the coding sequence ATTAAGCTTCGTCAGATCGATCAATATCGCTGGGAGATTCCGCCAATCGGCAAGATGCGGACCCGGGGGCTGATTTTCGCCTCCCAGGCGATGTTGCCTGATCTCCGCTCTGATCAAAGCATCCAGCAAGTGGCCAATGTGGCTACCCTGCCCGGCATCGAGGGGGCTTCGATGGCGATGCCCGATATCCATTGGGGCTATGGTTTCCCCATCGGCGGGGTGGCGGCCTTTAATATGACCGAGGGAATAATCTCGCCAGGTGGGGTGGGCTATGATATCAATTGCGGCGTCCGCCTGTTGCGCACCAACCTGCAACACCAGGAAGTAGAGCCGATCCTGGAAGACTTGGTGAATGCCTTATTCCGCAATATTCCCTCCGGCTTGGGCTCCCGACGGAAGGATTTAAAACTGACCCTCCCGACGCTGCGGCAGGTGTTACGGGCGGGAGCGGCCTGGGCCGTTAAAAACGGCTTTGGCACTGCCGACGATTTGCTACATATCGAAGCCGGGGGCCAGATTCCCGGGGCTGATGCCGACCTGGTCTCCGACAAGGCCCTAGAGAGGGGACGCGACCAATTGGGCACTCTGGGCTCGGGTAACCACTTTGTCGAAGTCGGCTATGTAGGTGAAATATTTGACGACTCCATAGCTCGAGCCTTTGGTCTGTTCCCCCAGCAGATTACGGTAATCATCCATACCGGTTCCCGGGGGCTGGGACATCAGGTCTGCGATGATTATATTAAAATTATGATGAGGGCGGCGGCCAAATACGGTATTGAACTGCCGGACCGACAACTCTGCTGTGCACCCCTCACTTCGCCCGAGGGTGAGCAATATCTGGCGGCCATGGCCGCGGCGGCCAACTTTGCCTTTGCCAACCGCCAGTTGATCACTCACTGGGTGCGGGAGTCTTTTGAGCAGGTGTGGCAGGCTGGCCCCCGGGTCTTGGGCCTGGAGTTGGTTTATGACGTCGCCCATAATATCGCCAAGATTGAAACTCACACCATTAATCAAATAACTAAAAAGGTCTGCGTGCATCGCAAAGGAGCGACCCGGGCCTTTGCGCCGCATCACCCCGAGGTTCCGGAGGCCTATCGGGAGGTCGGTCAACCGGTGCTGATTCCCGGCGATATGGGACGGTATTCGTACGTTCTGGTAGGGACTCCGCAAGCCATGATGGAGACCTTTGGCAGCACCTGCCATGGGGCCGGTCGCCTTCTCAGCCGCCACCAGGCTCTAAAGGCCGCTAAAGGCCGGTCGATCCTCCAGGAATTGGCTGCCAAAGGGATCGTGGTGCGGGGCGCCAGTCGGGGGACCATTGCCGAAGAAATACCGGAGGCCTATAAAGATGTGGATAATGTGGTGGAGGTGGTGCACGGCGCGGGGATCAGCCGTAAGGTGGCCAAATTGCACCCCTTGGGGGTGATCAAAGGGTAG
- the ffh gene encoding signal recognition particle protein: MFDRLSDKLAQVFKKLKGHGKLTEVNIYAALREVRLALLEADVNYKVAKAFIDRVRERALGQEVMASLTPGQQMIKIVHEELIELLGGEAPRLDLSGKPPIALMLVGLQGSGKTTTAAKLGLKLKKQGRQPFLVPADIYRPAAIEQLQKLGAEIGVETYQLRPGQNPVEIAASAMEQAYTQGLDTVLLDTAGRLHIDAPLMAELKDIKAQVGPKEILLVADAMTGQDAVQVGQKFHELLDLTGVILTKIEGDARGGAALSMRAVIDRPIKFLGVGEKLDALEVFHPDRLASRILGMGDVLTLIEKAEEAFDTKQAQELERKLRQETFTLEDFRDQLKQVRKMGSLEQLMNMIPGLNRVKGLKGMQPDEQELVRIEAIINSMTPKERAQYQIIDGSRRRRIAMGSGTTVQEVNRLLKNFAMTQKMMKKMVQAGKKGGKRRFMPFGF, translated from the coding sequence ATGTTTGACCGATTATCCGACAAGCTGGCTCAAGTTTTCAAGAAGCTCAAGGGGCATGGCAAGCTTACCGAAGTCAATATTTATGCCGCCTTGCGCGAAGTGCGGCTGGCCCTCTTAGAAGCCGACGTCAATTATAAGGTGGCCAAGGCCTTTATTGACCGGGTGCGGGAGCGGGCCTTGGGCCAGGAAGTCATGGCCTCCTTAACTCCCGGTCAACAGATGATCAAGATTGTCCACGAGGAGTTGATTGAGCTGTTGGGGGGGGAGGCGCCGCGGCTGGATTTGAGCGGTAAGCCGCCCATCGCCCTGATGTTGGTCGGCCTTCAGGGTTCCGGCAAGACCACTACGGCCGCCAAGCTGGGTTTAAAATTAAAAAAACAGGGACGTCAGCCCTTTCTGGTCCCGGCTGATATCTATCGCCCGGCAGCCATCGAGCAGCTCCAGAAGTTGGGGGCCGAGATCGGGGTCGAAACTTATCAACTGCGCCCTGGTCAGAATCCGGTAGAGATCGCGGCTAGCGCTATGGAACAGGCCTACACCCAGGGCCTTGATACCGTGTTGCTGGATACCGCTGGTCGCCTCCATATTGATGCGCCGCTCATGGCCGAGCTTAAGGACATAAAAGCTCAGGTTGGCCCCAAAGAGATTTTATTGGTAGCTGATGCCATGACCGGCCAGGACGCGGTTCAGGTGGGCCAGAAATTTCACGAGCTGTTAGATCTCACCGGGGTCATCCTGACCAAGATCGAAGGGGATGCCCGGGGCGGGGCGGCCCTGTCCATGCGGGCCGTGATCGACCGGCCGATCAAGTTTCTGGGAGTCGGGGAAAAGCTTGATGCCCTGGAGGTTTTTCATCCTGATCGGCTGGCCTCCCGGATCCTGGGCATGGGTGATGTCCTGACTTTGATTGAAAAGGCCGAAGAAGCTTTTGATACGAAACAGGCCCAGGAACTGGAGCGCAAGCTCCGCCAAGAGACTTTTACCCTGGAGGATTTTCGGGATCAGCTAAAACAGGTCCGCAAGATGGGCAGCCTGGAACAGTTAATGAATATGATTCCCGGCCTTAACCGGGTTAAGGGTCTCAAAGGCATGCAGCCGGATGAACAGGAACTGGTCAGAATCGAGGCCATCATCAATTCCATGACCCCCAAGGAGCGGGCCCAATATCAGATTATCGACGGCAGTCGGCGGCGCCGCATCGCGATGGGGAGCGGCACTACGGTTCAGGAGGTCAACCGCCTGCTGAAGAATTTTGCCATGACCCAGAAGATGATGAAAAAAATGGTCCAAGCCGGAAAAAAGGGCGGCAAACGCCGGTTTATGCCGTTCGGCTTTTGA
- the rpsP gene encoding 30S ribosomal protein S16: MSLKIRLARHGTKKQPFYRIVVANSEAPRDGRFIEIIGTYDPNQEPARVTVKAEPLTQWLDRGAQPTKTVASLLKKYGLAPGAAPPPHN, encoded by the coding sequence ATGTCCTTAAAAATCCGTCTGGCCCGCCATGGGACTAAAAAACAACCATTTTACCGCATCGTCGTGGCCAATAGTGAGGCGCCCCGGGATGGCCGGTTTATCGAAATCATTGGCACCTATGACCCCAATCAAGAGCCGGCCAGGGTTACGGTGAAAGCCGAACCATTAACACAGTGGCTGGATCGCGGGGCCCAACCCACCAAGACCGTGGCCAGTCTGCTGAAGAAATATGGTTTAGCCCCAGGTGCGGCTCCGCCACCCCATAACTAG
- a CDS encoding KH domain-containing protein, which yields MKELIRYIAQSLVDHPEQVEVTEIEGEQTSVIELKVAKEDLGKVIGKQGRTARAMRTILSAASTKIRKRAVLEIIE from the coding sequence ATGAAAGAGTTGATCCGATACATCGCCCAGTCGCTAGTGGATCATCCCGAGCAAGTGGAAGTTACCGAAATTGAGGGTGAGCAGACCTCGGTGATCGAGCTCAAGGTGGCCAAGGAAGATTTGGGGAAGGTCATTGGCAAACAGGGACGGACCGCGCGGGCCATGCGCACCATTCTGAGCGCCGCCTCCACCAAAATCCGCAAACGGGCAGTATTAGAAATCATCGAATAA
- the rimM gene encoding 16S rRNA processing protein RimM, with protein MQTSPPRIFLGRVIGAHGIRGELKVRAETDSAEILLQIGEVEIDGRHYQVTGVRPHKQHLLLSLAGINTRNQAEALIGQDLRGNAERLPPLPAGEYYWHEILGLDVYRADTGAWIGRVTEIIPTAAHDVYVVREGDQEYLIPAREEVIQDISLEQGWMTIDPNIGVVENRAD; from the coding sequence ATGCAAACTTCGCCCCCCAGGATTTTTCTGGGGCGAGTAATTGGTGCCCATGGTATCCGAGGTGAGCTCAAAGTACGGGCCGAGACCGACAGTGCCGAGATTTTACTCCAGATCGGAGAAGTAGAGATCGACGGCCGCCACTATCAAGTGACCGGCGTCCGGCCGCATAAACAACATCTGCTCCTCAGTCTGGCGGGCATCAATACCCGAAACCAGGCTGAAGCCTTGATCGGCCAGGACCTCCGAGGGAACGCGGAGCGTTTGCCGCCCTTACCGGCGGGTGAATATTACTGGCATGAGATTCTGGGACTGGACGTTTATCGGGCTGATACCGGAGCCTGGATAGGCCGGGTAACGGAGATTATCCCCACTGCGGCACATGATGTCTACGTGGTTCGGGAAGGCGACCAGGAATATCTTATTCCAGCCAGAGAAGAGGTGATTCAGGACATATCCCTAGAACAGGGCTGGATGACAATCGACCCGAACATCGGGGTGGTCGAAAACCGTGCAGATTGA
- the trmD gene encoding tRNA (guanosine(37)-N1)-methyltransferase TrmD has translation MQIDILTLFPEFFDSPLQQSMLKRAQHKGVVHFRVINLRDFALDRHQVTDDRPFGGGPGMVLKIEPLARAINWVRKQDAVVQVILLSPQGALFKQPLAATLARQQHLLLVCGHYEGVDDRVRYYIDEEISIGDYILTGGEIPALAVIDAVTRLLPGSLGDAESAAEESFQDSLLEYPHYTRPQFFNGHAVPEILLSGDHQRISRWRRQEALRRTWQRRPELLKTASLTPEDQHFLAKLTREAESGSEE, from the coding sequence GTGCAGATTGACATCCTCACCTTGTTTCCCGAGTTTTTCGACTCGCCGCTGCAGCAGAGTATGTTAAAGCGGGCCCAGCACAAGGGGGTCGTCCACTTCCGGGTCATTAATCTGCGAGATTTTGCCCTGGATCGCCATCAGGTAACCGATGATCGACCCTTTGGGGGCGGACCCGGCATGGTGTTAAAAATCGAGCCACTGGCCCGGGCGATTAACTGGGTCCGGAAACAGGATGCCGTGGTGCAGGTTATTCTCCTCAGTCCCCAGGGGGCCTTGTTTAAACAGCCGCTGGCGGCAACTTTGGCCCGCCAGCAACATTTACTTCTGGTCTGTGGCCACTATGAAGGGGTGGATGACCGGGTCCGCTATTATATTGACGAGGAAATCTCCATCGGGGACTATATTCTGACCGGGGGAGAGATTCCCGCCTTGGCGGTGATCGATGCAGTGACCAGATTATTGCCGGGCAGTTTGGGTGATGCCGAGTCAGCCGCGGAGGAATCATTTCAGGACAGCCTGTTGGAATACCCCCATTATACCCGGCCGCAATTCTTTAACGGACATGCAGTGCCGGAAATTTTACTATCCGGCGATCACCAACGCATTTCTCGTTGGCGGCGACAGGAGGCCTTACGGCGCACCTGGCAACGGCGGCCAGAATTACTAAAGACTGCTTCGCTTACCCCAGAAGACCAGCATTTCCTGGCCAAGTTGACCAGGGAGGCTGAAAGCGGGTCAGAAGAATAA
- the rplS gene encoding 50S ribosomal protein L19, whose translation MERIDLLEKEQMRADLPDFRPGDTVEVHVRIVEGDKERIQVFKGMVLRKRGRNTGASFTVRKISYGVGVERTFPLHSPSIDHIKVISRGRVRRGRLYYFRDRYGKAARVKEKRVS comes from the coding sequence ATGGAACGGATTGATCTCCTGGAAAAGGAGCAGATGCGAGCGGACCTGCCCGACTTTCGCCCCGGTGATACCGTCGAGGTGCATGTCCGGATCGTCGAAGGCGATAAGGAACGCATCCAGGTATTCAAAGGGATGGTGCTCCGCAAACGCGGTCGCAATACCGGGGCCAGTTTTACGGTACGCAAAATTTCCTATGGCGTAGGTGTAGAGCGCACCTTCCCGTTGCATTCGCCCAGTATCGATCATATTAAAGTGATCAGTCGGGGCCGGGTCCGGCGGGGACGGCTTTATTACTTCCGGGATCGTTATGGCAAGGCCGCCCGGGTCAAGGAGAAGCGAGTCAGTTAA
- a CDS encoding ribonuclease HII, which translates to MDQRPLLDHAVDDPESWFRAQGLTLLAGVDEVGRGPLAGPVVAAAVILPQRTHLEGLTDSKRLSPSQREVFDQQIKTQALAYAIQAVEVQEIDRQGILTASLLAMSQAVQALPREPEMVLIDGPWRLPLTYPQQPVVRGDARCLSIAAASVLAKVFRDRQMIAYHRSYPQYNFARHKGYGTAEHREAIRRWGPCALHRRTFRGVREWLEHHYDP; encoded by the coding sequence GTGGACCAGCGGCCTTTACTTGATCATGCCGTCGACGATCCGGAATCGTGGTTCCGGGCTCAGGGTCTGACCCTGTTGGCCGGAGTAGATGAAGTCGGGCGGGGACCGCTGGCCGGGCCAGTAGTAGCCGCCGCGGTTATCCTGCCGCAACGCACCCATCTTGAGGGGCTAACTGATTCCAAACGTTTGAGTCCGTCCCAGAGGGAGGTCTTTGACCAGCAGATCAAAACCCAGGCCTTGGCCTATGCCATCCAGGCCGTCGAAGTTCAGGAGATTGACCGCCAAGGAATTCTGACTGCCTCCCTGCTGGCCATGAGCCAAGCGGTGCAGGCCCTGCCCAGGGAGCCGGAAATGGTGCTGATTGACGGCCCCTGGCGCTTGCCTCTAACCTATCCGCAACAACCGGTGGTCCGGGGTGATGCCCGGTGTTTATCGATCGCCGCGGCCTCGGTGTTGGCCAAGGTCTTTCGGGATCGGCAAATGATCGCTTACCACCGCAGTTATCCCCAATATAACTTCGCCCGCCATAAAGGCTATGGCACCGCCGAACATCGGGAGGCGATCCGCCGTTGGGGCCCTTGTGCATTGCATCGACGCACCTTTCGGGGAGTGCGGGAATGGTTGGAGCACCATTATGACCCCTAG
- a CDS encoding YraN family protein, whose product MTPSRRILGQAGEELAAATLKRQGYKILERNYTTPLGEVDLIAQHQGALVFVEIKTRKSKTFGSAREAISSRKQARLHRLAQYYLKHRRLTPRPMRFDVVAISVQGQDIKVEIIPYAFGG is encoded by the coding sequence ATGACCCCTAGCCGCCGTATCCTGGGCCAGGCCGGAGAAGAACTGGCCGCAGCCACCTTAAAACGGCAGGGCTATAAAATCCTGGAACGCAATTATACCACTCCCCTGGGAGAGGTTGACCTCATTGCCCAACATCAGGGGGCCTTGGTATTTGTGGAGATCAAAACCCGAAAGAGTAAAACTTTTGGCAGTGCCCGGGAAGCCATCAGTAGCCGCAAGCAGGCGCGGTTGCATCGCTTGGCGCAATATTACCTAAAACACCGGCGTCTGACTCCCCGGCCCATGCGCTTCGACGTGGTGGCTATTTCAGTCCAGGGACAGGACATCAAGGTAGAGATTATCCCCTACGCCTTTGGGGGATAG
- the rsmI gene encoding 16S rRNA (cytidine(1402)-2'-O)-methyltransferase, protein MRRTPDKPEKINLPKAGELETQGCLYVVATPIGNLEDITLRALKILSAVDLIAAEDTRQTRKLLTHYQIATPLISYQAHNQATRGPELLQRLREGQNIALVSDAGTPGFSDPGAALVAQVSEAGLSAVAIPGPAAGIAALSISGFKGDVSFIGFLPRKGGKRREFLSSLAQEERILIFYESPRRLAATLAELNEIMGDRQILVARELTKYYEQCWRGPIAEVLSQIAGQEIKGECTLVLSRPTGEAPQGHDLVDYLLAAAQDSQDRGRTLASRVARELGLPRRLVYQTYLDLKAQKRLA, encoded by the coding sequence ATGCGACGCACCCCGGACAAACCAGAAAAAATCAACTTACCGAAGGCGGGGGAACTGGAGACCCAGGGCTGTCTGTATGTGGTCGCCACCCCCATCGGCAATCTAGAAGACATCACCTTGCGGGCCTTAAAAATTTTGAGCGCGGTGGATTTGATTGCGGCTGAAGACACCCGCCAGACCCGGAAACTCTTGACGCATTATCAGATTGCCACGCCTCTGATCAGTTATCAGGCTCATAATCAAGCAACTCGGGGGCCGGAATTACTGCAACGCCTGCGGGAAGGACAGAATATCGCTCTGGTCAGTGATGCCGGTACTCCGGGATTTTCCGATCCGGGAGCGGCGCTGGTGGCTCAGGTCTCGGAGGCCGGTCTGAGCGCGGTGGCTATCCCGGGTCCGGCGGCCGGGATCGCCGCCCTGTCAATCTCCGGGTTTAAGGGCGACGTCAGTTTTATCGGGTTTTTGCCCCGCAAAGGCGGGAAGCGGCGGGAATTTTTATCAAGTCTGGCTCAAGAAGAGAGGATCTTGATTTTTTACGAATCCCCTCGGCGACTGGCGGCCACCCTTGCCGAACTTAACGAAATCATGGGTGACCGCCAGATTTTAGTGGCCCGTGAATTGACTAAATATTATGAGCAATGTTGGCGGGGACCTATTGCCGAGGTCCTGTCCCAGATTGCCGGGCAGGAGATTAAGGGCGAGTGCACTCTGGTGCTCTCGCGGCCAACGGGGGAAGCTCCCCAAGGTCACGATCTGGTTGATTACTTGCTGGCTGCGGCCCAGGACTCCCAGGACCGCGGACGAACCCTCGCTTCCCGGGTGGCTCGGGAATTGGGTCTGCCCCGCCGTCTGGTATATCAGACCTATCTGGATTTAAAGGCCCAGAAGCGCCTGGCCTGA
- a CDS encoding HPr family phosphocarrier protein, with translation MVSVTSDLDLERPHYQGKLLVCNRLGLHARAAAQIAALAQKHQAEIILENNGLMANARNILEILSLGCTPGTTVEVRVQGPEASQALQALQELFRLRFGEP, from the coding sequence ATGGTATCTGTAACGTCTGATCTGGATTTGGAACGCCCCCATTACCAGGGCAAATTACTAGTATGTAACCGATTGGGGTTGCATGCTCGGGCGGCGGCCCAGATTGCCGCCTTGGCTCAGAAGCATCAGGCTGAAATTATATTGGAAAACAATGGCCTTATGGCAAACGCCCGAAACATTCTAGAAATTCTCAGCCTGGGTTGCACCCCGGGGACGACGGTGGAGGTCCGGGTCCAGGGGCCGGAGGCCAGCCAGGCCCTGCAGGCCCTGCAGGAATTATTTCGACTACGGTTTGGAGAACCTTGA
- the ptsP gene encoding phosphoenolpyruvate--protein phosphotransferase codes for MVQEVWPQNKILKGIAASPGIIIAPAHVLADRKRIQIFYRYLSSPQQGAQEQERFRQAIALTQQELIQSKEAIPEDFREHAYILDTHLLILQDRLLLDETLRLIQQEKINAEWAVKQAVKKAQALFEQIADPYIRSRVQDIEDVSERILRHLTGTNSSSFTNFKEPVIIVAQNLSPVDTTQMSVDQVQGFITEMGGKTAHTAIMAQCLRIPAVVGVENATREIDTGYTLILDGLTGTVIVNPDTSMMAIYLDRKKKFENFKAEVNRASFRPAVTLDDYPTRIMANIEFQDELDLVLDYGADGVGLYRTEFLYLRQHHLPTEEELFEDYKTVAHIMKPKPVTIRTLDIGGDKFASYSDYVQEMNPALGLRAIRFCLKEHQIFRSQLRAILRASAFGSVRIMFPLISGVQEVVAARRMLEDIKAELQRENLLFDPHIPVGVMIEVPAAVMLADLLAQEADFFSIGTNDLIQYALAVDRGNKYVAEMYQPLHPAVLRMVKQVVNAAHVAGIPVAMCGEMAGDPFYTPILLGLGVDELSMNVPSIPVVKRIVRMATMQEAQEFAHQALQLGSIEAVSSYVTNFMARRFPEVFMFGRELVNSNY; via the coding sequence ATGGTCCAGGAAGTCTGGCCCCAAAATAAAATTTTAAAGGGCATTGCCGCTTCTCCCGGGATCATTATCGCACCAGCACATGTCCTGGCTGACCGCAAAAGGATTCAGATTTTTTACCGTTATCTAAGCTCTCCCCAGCAAGGCGCGCAAGAACAGGAACGCTTTCGGCAAGCCATTGCCCTGACCCAGCAGGAATTGATCCAGAGCAAGGAGGCCATTCCAGAGGATTTTCGGGAACATGCTTACATCCTGGACACCCATCTGTTAATTCTCCAGGATCGCCTGCTGTTGGATGAGACTCTCAGGCTCATTCAGCAGGAGAAGATAAATGCCGAATGGGCGGTAAAACAAGCGGTCAAAAAGGCTCAGGCACTCTTCGAACAGATCGCAGATCCATATATCCGCAGCCGGGTCCAAGACATTGAAGATGTCAGCGAACGTATCCTGCGCCATCTTACCGGCACTAATTCCTCCAGTTTCACCAACTTCAAGGAGCCGGTGATTATTGTCGCCCAGAACCTGTCGCCGGTCGATACCACCCAGATGTCGGTCGATCAGGTTCAGGGTTTCATCACGGAAATGGGCGGCAAGACTGCCCATACCGCGATCATGGCCCAGTGCCTGCGGATTCCCGCCGTCGTAGGGGTAGAAAACGCCACCCGGGAGATCGATACCGGTTATACACTGATTCTTGACGGCTTGACCGGCACGGTCATCGTCAATCCGGATACTTCAATGATGGCCATCTATCTGGATCGTAAAAAGAAATTCGAAAACTTCAAAGCGGAAGTAAATCGAGCCAGTTTTCGGCCGGCGGTCACCCTCGATGATTATCCGACCCGGATCATGGCCAACATTGAATTTCAGGATGAACTGGATCTGGTCTTGGATTACGGGGCCGACGGTGTCGGCCTGTATCGCACTGAATTTCTCTATCTGAGACAGCACCACCTGCCCACCGAAGAGGAGTTATTCGAAGACTATAAGACCGTGGCCCACATTATGAAGCCTAAGCCGGTGACCATCCGCACCCTGGATATTGGCGGTGACAAGTTTGCCTCCTACTCGGATTATGTCCAGGAGATGAACCCGGCCCTGGGGTTGCGGGCGATCCGCTTCTGTCTGAAAGAACACCAGATTTTTCGGTCCCAGTTGCGGGCCATTCTGCGAGCTTCGGCCTTTGGCTCGGTCCGGATTATGTTTCCCCTGATTTCCGGAGTTCAGGAGGTAGTGGCGGCCCGGCGGATGTTGGAGGATATCAAGGCCGAACTCCAACGGGAAAACTTACTCTTTGATCCTCATATACCTGTGGGGGTCATGATTGAGGTCCCAGCCGCGGTTATGTTGGCCGATCTTTTGGCTCAGGAAGCTGATTTCTTCAGTATCGGCACCAATGATCTGATCCAGTACGCCCTAGCCGTTGACCGGGGCAACAAATATGTGGCCGAGATGTACCAGCCGCTGCATCCCGCGGTCTTACGGATGGTCAAGCAGGTGGTCAACGCGGCCCATGTTGCGGGCATCCCGGTGGCCATGTGCGGCGAAATGGCCGGTGACCCGTTCTATACCCCCATTCTGCTGGGTCTGGGGGTAGATGAACTATCGATGAATGTCCCTTCGATCCCGGTAGTGAAAAGGATCGTTCGGATGGCCACCATGCAGGAAGCCCAGGAATTTG